In a genomic window of Myxococcales bacterium:
- a CDS encoding DUF2804 family protein has product MATFPEGFTAPPVALVEDGVLHLGRWKGPLARTNLIDLPYRGLPRALRWWRLKEWQAVQVATPTLFMNVALVDTKLVTMVQIKAYDRARAVKHLHERKLRPRALRLTDQLIDSRAAYADRTSQLAFTNQLAHGRVDVDLDVAAHGGGPAMRGHFTLATDAGAAQVVNLPFVHGSVYSHKGLFPVTGELSIDGVHHDLDGAVATLDDHKAYYPYTMQYDWVTSLWRGADGVARGFNLTRNQCVEPERWNENCVWVGDQVASLPAVTVTRERERAPGERWLVRDRAGQVDLVFEPTVPGDVRLNLGVIESRYRGPFGRCQGRLAPPGLDPIEVDDRFGMGEDFWLRG; this is encoded by the coding sequence GTGGCGACGTTCCCCGAAGGCTTCACCGCCCCGCCGGTCGCCCTGGTCGAGGACGGCGTCCTCCACCTCGGCCGCTGGAAGGGCCCGCTGGCCAGGACCAACCTGATCGACCTGCCCTACCGCGGGCTGCCGCGCGCGCTGCGCTGGTGGCGGCTCAAGGAGTGGCAGGCGGTGCAGGTCGCGACGCCGACCCTGTTCATGAACGTCGCGCTGGTCGACACCAAGCTCGTGACGATGGTGCAGATCAAGGCCTACGATCGCGCGCGCGCGGTCAAGCACCTGCACGAGCGCAAGCTGCGGCCGCGGGCGCTGCGGCTGACCGATCAGCTGATCGACTCGCGCGCGGCCTACGCCGATCGCACCAGCCAGCTGGCCTTCACCAACCAGCTCGCCCACGGCCGCGTCGACGTCGACCTCGACGTCGCGGCCCACGGCGGCGGCCCGGCGATGCGCGGCCACTTCACGCTCGCGACCGACGCCGGCGCGGCCCAGGTCGTCAACCTGCCGTTCGTCCACGGCAGCGTCTACTCGCACAAGGGCCTGTTCCCGGTCACCGGCGAGCTGTCGATCGACGGCGTCCACCACGACCTCGACGGCGCGGTCGCGACGCTCGACGATCACAAGGCCTACTACCCGTACACGATGCAGTACGACTGGGTGACCAGCCTGTGGCGCGGCGCCGACGGCGTGGCCCGCGGCTTCAACCTGACCCGCAACCAGTGCGTCGAGCCCGAGCGCTGGAACGAGAACTGCGTCTGGGTCGGCGACCAGGTGGCGAGCCTGCCGGCGGTGACGGTCACGCGCGAGCGCGAGCGCGCGCCGGGCGAGCGCTGGCTGGTGCGCGATCGCGCCGGCCAGGTCGACCTGGTGTTCGAGCCGACCGTGCCCGGCGACGTGCGCCTGAACCTGGGCGTGATCGAGAGCCGCTACCGCGGGCCGTTCGGGCGCTGCCAGGGCCGGCTGGCGCCGCCGGGCCTCGACCCGATCGAGGTCGACGATCGCTTCGGCATGGGCGAGGACTTCTGGCTACGCGGCTGA
- a CDS encoding Smr/MutS family protein: MIAVPLTDELDLHTFRPAEAASLVAEYLDAAQDAGLTAVRVVHGKGQGILRERVHAVLRRHPAVASFALADERRGGWGATLVALRPRAAS, translated from the coding sequence ATCATCGCGGTCCCGCTCACCGACGAGCTCGACCTCCACACCTTCCGCCCGGCCGAGGCCGCGTCGCTGGTCGCCGAGTACCTCGACGCCGCGCAGGACGCGGGCCTCACCGCCGTGCGCGTCGTCCACGGCAAGGGCCAGGGCATCCTGCGCGAGCGCGTCCACGCGGTGCTGCGCCGCCATCCGGCGGTCGCGTCGTTCGCGCTGGCCGACGAGCGCCGCGGCGGCTGGGGCGCGACCCTGGTGGCGCTGCGGCCGCGAGCCGCGAGCTAG
- a CDS encoding proprotein convertase P-domain-containing protein, with translation MKRLLSACLLASLPVVNACTDVADDAEANLPGDIDNNPEATAGGKGDAWNADNDPALLARALNYRLAELPMQGKLDKPVWKDRYPNAPADMVPAWSDTYWPTYEGSTNHRWVDRQTRSPLEKYDAAYNGAPGCDAQPAKMCGATAKADWDQYFTCAGPAAKWQMRNFQSLYQQIDGIDNDGDGQKDECDSSDREGAQGWWGLCHAWTPASLLEPEPQHAVTLNGQTFEVADIKALTITLYDKTSAMMLGGRCNAETITHDAEGSDANTECMDVNPGALHVVLTNFLGLKDMALIEDRTASDQVWNQPLVGYTVDKQVKVTATQANACVGASGSTWKFNTKAKSLYEVELTTDYLTEGSASKRPLGMANYVSHDTYHYILELGSTGKIIGGKYCTDSVEDHPDFLWAPTAVSTSSSGRNPFVDLAKVRQLINLSISPATPPPAGGVKTYESTTSVEIPDDSPAGAASDITVPDTFTFTSLSASVDIKHTYRGDLRVSLLKNGAELAVLSDKVGGSADDLVQTFTLTPAQLGGTSAGQGTWTLKVVDTAAVDTGHIAGFKLVFTTAN, from the coding sequence ATGAAGCGTCTCCTGTCCGCCTGCCTGCTCGCGTCGCTGCCCGTGGTCAACGCCTGCACCGACGTCGCCGACGACGCCGAGGCCAACCTGCCCGGCGACATCGACAACAACCCGGAGGCGACCGCCGGCGGCAAGGGCGACGCCTGGAACGCCGACAACGACCCGGCGCTGCTCGCGCGCGCGCTCAACTACCGCCTGGCCGAGCTGCCGATGCAGGGCAAGCTCGACAAGCCGGTCTGGAAGGATCGCTACCCGAACGCGCCGGCCGACATGGTGCCCGCGTGGTCCGACACCTACTGGCCGACCTACGAGGGCTCGACCAACCACCGCTGGGTCGATCGCCAGACCCGGTCGCCGCTCGAGAAGTACGACGCGGCCTACAACGGCGCGCCCGGCTGCGACGCGCAGCCCGCCAAGATGTGCGGCGCCACCGCCAAGGCCGACTGGGACCAGTACTTCACCTGCGCCGGCCCCGCGGCCAAGTGGCAGATGCGGAACTTCCAGTCGCTCTACCAGCAGATCGACGGCATCGACAACGACGGCGACGGCCAGAAGGACGAGTGCGACTCGTCGGACCGCGAGGGCGCGCAGGGCTGGTGGGGCCTGTGCCACGCCTGGACCCCGGCGTCGCTGCTCGAGCCCGAGCCCCAGCACGCGGTCACGCTCAACGGCCAGACCTTCGAGGTCGCCGACATCAAGGCGCTGACGATCACGCTCTACGACAAGACCAGCGCGATGATGCTGGGCGGGCGCTGCAACGCCGAGACGATCACCCACGACGCCGAGGGCTCGGACGCCAACACCGAGTGCATGGACGTCAACCCCGGCGCGCTGCACGTCGTGCTGACCAACTTCCTCGGCCTCAAGGACATGGCGCTGATCGAGGACCGCACCGCGTCCGATCAGGTCTGGAACCAGCCGCTGGTCGGCTACACCGTCGACAAGCAGGTCAAGGTCACCGCGACCCAGGCCAACGCCTGCGTCGGCGCGTCGGGCTCGACCTGGAAGTTCAACACCAAGGCCAAGAGCCTGTACGAGGTCGAGCTCACGACCGACTACCTGACCGAGGGCTCGGCGTCGAAGCGCCCGCTCGGCATGGCCAACTACGTCAGCCACGACACCTACCACTACATCCTCGAGCTCGGCTCGACCGGCAAGATCATCGGCGGCAAGTACTGCACCGACTCGGTCGAGGATCACCCCGACTTCCTGTGGGCGCCGACCGCGGTCTCGACCTCGAGCTCCGGCCGCAACCCGTTCGTCGACCTCGCCAAGGTCCGCCAGCTCATCAACCTGTCGATCAGCCCGGCCACGCCGCCGCCGGCCGGCGGCGTCAAGACCTACGAGTCGACCACCTCGGTCGAGATCCCCGACGACAGCCCCGCCGGCGCGGCCAGCGACATCACCGTGCCCGACACGTTCACCTTCACCTCGCTGTCGGCGTCGGTCGACATCAAGCACACCTACCGCGGCGACCTGCGCGTGTCGCTGCTCAAGAACGGCGCCGAGCTCGCGGTCCTGTCCGACAAGGTCGGCGGCTCGGCCGACGACCTGGTCCAGACCTTCACGCTGACCCCGGCCCAGCTCGGCGGCACCAGCGCCGGCCAGGGCACCTGGACGCTCAAGGTCGTCGACACCGCGGCGGTCGACACCGGCCACATCGCCGGCTTCAAGCTGGTGTTCACGACCGCGAACTGA
- a CDS encoding MBL fold metallo-hydrolase has product MQLTSILGNSQRLDGGAMFGNAPRPMWERWIAPDDHNRIPLACRCLLVRDRGRTILFETGIGAFFAPTLRERYGVVEDRHVLLDNLAAVGVAPADVDVIVLSHLHFDHAGGALTAWQDGVAPALAFPNARWVVGAAAWARARAPHARDRASYIPELPGLLEATGRLEQVAGDRSEVLGDGYRFHTSDGHTPGLLLAELAAPGGPIVFAADLIPGRPWVHVPITMGYDRYPERLIEEKQALLTDLLARGGRLFFTHDPTIAIGTVARDARGRFHTVDEHAALP; this is encoded by the coding sequence ATGCAGCTCACCTCGATCCTCGGCAACTCGCAGCGCCTCGACGGCGGCGCCATGTTCGGCAACGCGCCGCGCCCGATGTGGGAGCGCTGGATCGCGCCCGACGACCACAACCGGATCCCGCTGGCGTGTCGGTGCCTGCTGGTGCGCGACCGCGGCCGGACGATCCTGTTCGAGACCGGCATCGGCGCGTTCTTCGCGCCGACCCTGCGCGAGCGCTACGGCGTGGTCGAGGACCGCCACGTGCTGCTCGACAACCTCGCCGCGGTCGGCGTCGCGCCGGCCGACGTCGACGTGATCGTGCTGTCGCACCTGCACTTCGATCACGCCGGCGGCGCGCTGACCGCGTGGCAGGACGGCGTCGCCCCGGCGCTGGCGTTCCCGAACGCGCGCTGGGTCGTCGGCGCCGCCGCCTGGGCCCGGGCCCGCGCGCCGCACGCCCGCGATCGCGCCTCGTACATCCCCGAGCTGCCCGGCCTGCTCGAGGCCACCGGCCGGCTCGAGCAGGTCGCCGGCGATCGCAGCGAGGTGCTGGGCGACGGCTATCGCTTCCACACCAGCGACGGCCACACGCCGGGGCTGCTCCTGGCCGAGCTGGCCGCGCCCGGCGGGCCGATCGTGTTCGCCGCCGATCTGATCCCGGGGCGGCCGTGGGTCCACGTGCCGATCACGATGGGCTACGACCGCTACCCCGAGCGCCTGATCGAGGAGAAGCAGGCGCTCCTGACCGATCTGCTGGCCCGCGGCGGCCGGCTGTTCTTCACCCACGACCCGACGATCGCGATCGGCACGGTCGCGCGCGACGCCCGCGGCCGGTTCCACACCGTCGACGAGCACGCCGCGCTGCCGTGA
- a CDS encoding alanyl-tRNA editing protein produces MATVRLYQQDAFARQFSATVVAHARHADRPSLVLDQTGFYPEAGGQMADHGEVTVDGVATAVVDVQVDDDGVIHHVLAGPLPTPGAVVAGAIAWPRRRVHMALHTGQHLLSRALIEAAGAPTVSARLGERGCTIDVTRADVPERELAAAEALANAIIDDDVPIRAWFPEPDELAVLPLRREPKVTAEIRVVAIGDFDVSPCGGTHCASAAQIGGVRVLGSERYKGMTRVTFAAGGRARALLADHSEALGRIARALTCGPTDVPAAVDKLRRALTDARTEVAAVRERLAVALAAGLAPTPGPGEVITTVDDAALLRPLAAALTAAGRDALVAAPGPDGTQVLLARADGSSLDCGALLKRLAAATGGRGGGKPTHAEGRLPAISDWPATVAAARA; encoded by the coding sequence ATGGCCACCGTCCGCCTCTACCAGCAGGACGCGTTCGCGCGTCAGTTCTCGGCCACGGTCGTGGCCCACGCCCGCCACGCCGACCGACCGTCGCTGGTGCTCGACCAGACCGGGTTCTACCCCGAGGCCGGCGGCCAGATGGCCGACCACGGCGAGGTCACGGTCGACGGCGTCGCCACCGCGGTGGTCGACGTCCAGGTCGACGACGACGGCGTGATCCACCACGTCCTCGCGGGCCCGCTGCCGACGCCGGGCGCGGTCGTCGCCGGCGCGATCGCGTGGCCGCGCCGCCGCGTGCACATGGCGCTGCACACCGGCCAGCACCTGCTGTCGCGGGCGCTGATCGAGGCCGCGGGCGCGCCGACCGTGTCGGCCCGGCTCGGCGAGCGCGGCTGCACGATCGACGTCACGCGCGCCGACGTGCCCGAGCGCGAGCTGGCCGCCGCCGAGGCCCTGGCCAACGCGATCATCGACGACGACGTCCCGATCCGGGCGTGGTTCCCCGAGCCCGACGAGCTGGCCGTCCTGCCGCTCCGGCGCGAGCCCAAGGTCACCGCCGAGATCCGCGTGGTCGCGATCGGCGACTTCGACGTGTCGCCGTGCGGCGGCACCCACTGCGCGTCAGCGGCGCAGATCGGCGGCGTGCGCGTGCTCGGCAGCGAGCGCTACAAGGGCATGACCCGCGTCACCTTCGCCGCCGGCGGCCGCGCCCGCGCGCTCCTGGCTGATCACAGCGAGGCCCTGGGGCGGATCGCGCGCGCGCTGACCTGCGGCCCGACCGACGTGCCGGCCGCGGTCGACAAGCTCCGGCGCGCGCTCACCGACGCCCGGACCGAGGTCGCGGCGGTGCGCGAGCGCCTGGCGGTGGCGCTGGCCGCGGGGCTGGCGCCGACGCCGGGCCCCGGCGAGGTGATCACCACCGTCGACGACGCCGCCCTGCTGCGCCCGCTGGCGGCGGCGCTGACCGCGGCCGGGCGCGACGCGCTCGTGGCCGCGCCTGGACCCGACGGCACCCAGGTGCTGCTGGCCCGCGCCGACGGCTCGAGCCTCGACTGCGGCGCGCTGCTCAAGCGCCTGGCGGCGGCCACCGGCGGCCGCGGCGGCGGCAAGCCGACCCACGCCGAGGGCCGGCTGCCCGCGATCTCCGACTGGCCCGCGACCGTCGCGGCCGCCCGCGCCTGA
- a CDS encoding CotH kinase family protein has product MCRRALAIVAVLAACGSGGGDLGDGGAPGDGATTGDGAITPVGQAVFDPSVLHTLELVVAPDQLATLDDDASIARVPATLVFDGTTVAQVGLRKKGTSSRRPLSGKSGFTVKLNAFVPGQRLDGLEKLVIDNAIEDPSLLVGHLAYEVYRRAGLPAPRTAHATVRFNGVDKGLFVLEEATDSAYLEAQFGDGTGNVYEGPWDFPRGAAAAELRDEVIDGRSRADLEALTAVVMDTPDGQLAAALDAHLDVDRFLTNYAVEMAAALWDNYAIVAWNFYLYHVPGGRFVMLTHGVNWPYWHADMDPFDLHTDPWNASAPPGYLCDRVNQIPALAARYRAELERVTTAAFDVATLEARIDQVEAALHARPLTGASLENLGRFEGAVVDARAFVRARKAYLTTRLGL; this is encoded by the coding sequence ATGTGCCGACGCGCCCTGGCGATCGTGGCCGTGCTGGCCGCCTGCGGCAGCGGCGGCGGTGACCTCGGCGACGGCGGCGCCCCCGGCGACGGCGCCACCACCGGCGACGGCGCGATCACCCCGGTCGGGCAGGCGGTGTTCGATCCGTCGGTCCTGCACACGCTCGAGCTGGTGGTCGCGCCCGATCAGCTGGCCACGCTCGACGACGACGCCTCGATCGCGCGGGTGCCGGCGACGCTGGTGTTCGACGGCACGACCGTCGCTCAGGTCGGCCTGCGCAAGAAGGGCACGTCGAGCCGGCGACCGCTGTCGGGCAAGTCGGGCTTCACCGTCAAGCTCAACGCGTTCGTGCCGGGCCAGCGCCTCGACGGCCTCGAGAAGCTGGTGATCGACAACGCGATCGAGGATCCGTCGCTGCTGGTCGGCCACCTGGCCTACGAGGTCTACCGGCGCGCCGGGCTGCCGGCGCCGCGCACCGCCCACGCGACCGTGCGCTTCAACGGCGTCGACAAGGGCCTGTTCGTCCTCGAGGAGGCCACCGACAGCGCCTACCTCGAGGCCCAGTTCGGCGACGGCACCGGCAACGTCTACGAGGGCCCGTGGGACTTCCCGCGCGGCGCGGCCGCCGCCGAGCTGCGCGACGAGGTGATCGACGGCCGCTCGCGCGCCGACCTCGAGGCCCTGACCGCGGTCGTCATGGACACGCCCGACGGCCAGCTCGCGGCCGCGCTCGACGCGCACCTCGACGTCGATCGCTTCCTCACCAACTACGCCGTCGAGATGGCCGCGGCGCTCTGGGACAACTACGCGATCGTCGCGTGGAACTTCTACCTCTACCACGTGCCCGGCGGCCGCTTCGTGATGCTCACCCACGGCGTCAACTGGCCGTACTGGCACGCCGACATGGATCCGTTCGACCTCCACACCGACCCGTGGAACGCCAGCGCGCCGCCTGGGTACCTGTGCGATCGCGTCAACCAGATCCCGGCGCTGGCCGCGCGCTACCGCGCCGAGCTCGAGCGCGTCACCACCGCCGCGTTCGACGTGGCGACCCTCGAGGCCCGGATCGATCAGGTCGAGGCGGCGCTGCACGCGCGCCCGCTCACCGGCGCGTCGCTCGAGAACCTGGGCCGGTTCGAGGGCGCGGTCGTCGACGCCCGCGCGTTCGTGCGCGCGCGCAAGGCCTACCTGACGACGCGCCTGGGCCTCTAG
- a CDS encoding AarF/ABC1/UbiB kinase family protein, translating into MLWYVLAVLGALILLTALLPVPRRVWAFGLYMWKYIGLWLLDVTRLRWLAFKLTGRGARYRRLERPVLLRKFCEDMGPTFIKFGQIIASSAGLFPDRYVKEFQKVLDRVRPFPFADVERILQEDLGPERAARLTKIVEKPLASASIAQVHTAELDDGTQVVFKVQRPGIDKRCAADMKIMRFAAKLFSKVNRDAELANPVGIIDDFTATLSEELDFRKEAANLARFNEIMKELGHANIHAPVPHDGLVTKRVLVMERFSGVRVDQYDEIRRRGINGEEKLVAGLRAWFQCVVFYGFFHGDVHAGNLMLLDDGDIGFLDFGIVGRFDDGQRFLVTDYMIAFASGNYKRLAEVIVEMGGAISTKNLEMDAFVKDLGETYSPLLKLSFAEVNYADFLPGIQRVATKHRVKMPNEFILITKQLLYFDRYAKALAPNLNVFTDPRLIFSMMTDIQKARAQLDAKAKAQAS; encoded by the coding sequence ATGCTCTGGTATGTCCTCGCCGTCCTCGGCGCGCTGATCTTGCTGACCGCCCTGTTGCCGGTGCCCCGGCGGGTCTGGGCGTTCGGCCTGTACATGTGGAAGTACATCGGGCTGTGGCTGCTCGACGTCACGCGGCTGCGCTGGCTCGCGTTCAAGCTGACCGGCCGCGGCGCCCGCTACCGCCGGCTCGAGCGGCCGGTGCTCCTGCGGAAGTTCTGCGAGGACATGGGCCCGACCTTCATCAAGTTCGGCCAGATCATCGCGTCGTCGGCGGGCCTGTTCCCCGACCGGTACGTCAAGGAGTTCCAGAAGGTCCTCGACCGGGTCCGGCCGTTCCCGTTCGCCGACGTCGAGCGCATCCTGCAGGAGGATCTCGGCCCCGAGCGCGCCGCGCGGCTGACCAAGATCGTCGAGAAGCCGCTGGCCTCGGCGTCGATCGCCCAGGTCCACACCGCCGAGCTCGACGACGGCACCCAGGTGGTGTTCAAGGTCCAGCGGCCCGGCATCGACAAGCGCTGCGCCGCCGACATGAAGATCATGCGGTTCGCGGCCAAGCTGTTCTCGAAGGTCAACCGCGACGCCGAGCTGGCCAACCCGGTCGGGATCATCGACGACTTCACCGCGACGTTGTCGGAGGAGCTCGACTTCCGCAAGGAGGCGGCCAACCTGGCTCGCTTCAACGAGATCATGAAGGAGCTGGGCCACGCCAACATCCACGCGCCGGTGCCCCACGACGGCCTGGTCACCAAGCGCGTGCTGGTGATGGAGCGGTTCAGCGGCGTGCGCGTCGATCAGTACGACGAGATCAGGCGCCGCGGCATCAACGGCGAGGAGAAGCTGGTGGCCGGGCTGCGGGCCTGGTTCCAGTGCGTCGTGTTCTACGGCTTCTTCCACGGCGACGTCCACGCCGGCAACCTGATGCTGCTCGACGACGGCGACATCGGCTTCCTCGACTTCGGCATCGTCGGGCGGTTCGACGACGGCCAGCGGTTCCTGGTCACCGACTACATGATCGCGTTCGCCAGCGGCAACTACAAGCGGCTGGCCGAGGTCATCGTCGAGATGGGCGGGGCGATCTCGACCAAGAACCTCGAGATGGACGCGTTCGTGAAAGACCTGGGCGAGACCTACTCGCCGCTGCTCAAGCTGTCGTTCGCCGAGGTCAACTACGCCGACTTCTTGCCCGGCATCCAGCGCGTCGCGACCAAGCACCGGGTCAAGATGCCCAACGAGTTCATCCTGATCACGAAGCAGCTGCTCTACTTCGATCGGTACGCGAAGGCGCTGGCGCCGAACCTCAACGTGTTCACCGATCCGCGCCTGATCTTCTCGATGATGACCGACATCCAGAAGGCGCGCGCGCAGCTGGACGCCAAGGCCAAGGCCCAGGCGTCCTGA
- a CDS encoding MBL fold metallo-hydrolase: protein MPVLAEVRADPYTIRGMSLGGVYTSLHVPELDLVFDVGIALRSASAVSTLLLSHGHADHVGALTTFLGIRALHGGRTPLRVIMPAEIVDELQAGLRAMSALQRWPLTIEAIGLEPGDSYPLRKDLSVRAIKTFHPVPSLGFLVVRRIDKLRQEFIGLPGSEIARRRAAGHDLFERHERAELAYLTDTLISVIDHSPEVLGARVVILESTFLDARKSRDAARAGCHVHLDEIVERADAFTMPHLVLMHVSQLYQPPEVAPILDARLPPDLRARTQLFVPAGPWPG from the coding sequence ATGCCGGTCCTGGCCGAGGTCCGGGCCGACCCGTACACGATCCGCGGCATGTCGCTCGGCGGCGTCTACACGTCGCTGCACGTGCCCGAGCTCGATCTGGTCTTCGACGTCGGCATCGCGCTGCGCTCGGCGTCGGCGGTGAGCACGCTGCTCCTGTCGCACGGCCACGCCGACCACGTCGGCGCGCTGACCACGTTCCTGGGCATCCGCGCGCTGCACGGCGGGCGCACGCCGCTGCGGGTGATCATGCCGGCCGAGATCGTCGACGAGCTCCAGGCCGGCCTGCGGGCGATGTCGGCGCTGCAGCGCTGGCCGCTGACGATCGAGGCGATCGGCCTCGAGCCCGGCGACAGCTACCCGCTGCGCAAGGACCTGAGCGTGCGCGCGATCAAGACCTTCCACCCGGTGCCGTCGCTCGGCTTCCTGGTGGTGCGGCGGATCGACAAGCTGCGCCAGGAGTTCATCGGTCTGCCCGGGTCCGAGATCGCCCGGCGCCGCGCCGCTGGCCACGATCTGTTCGAGCGCCACGAGCGCGCCGAGCTGGCGTACCTGACCGACACGCTGATCTCGGTGATCGACCACAGCCCCGAGGTGCTGGGCGCCCGGGTCGTGATCCTGGAGTCGACGTTCCTCGACGCGCGCAAGTCGCGCGACGCCGCGCGCGCCGGCTGCCACGTCCACCTCGACGAGATCGTCGAGCGCGCCGACGCGTTCACGATGCCGCACCTCGTGCTGATGCACGTGTCGCAGCTGTACCAGCCGCCCGAGGTGGCGCCGATCCTCGACGCGCGCCTGCCGCCGGACCTGCGCGCGCGCACGCAGCTGTTCGTGCCGGCCGGGCCGTGGCCGGGCTGA